A portion of the Nitratidesulfovibrio termitidis HI1 genome contains these proteins:
- a CDS encoding universal stress protein, translating to MKILVAVDSSQYSEKAVAKAVELAQKGGAELIALAVAEQPLDMGEIAVPVDLSVHYEAVAAKALEKAVDIAKSKGMALRSVLEGGSSPADNIIELAKKEGVDLIVTGSRGRTGLEKFLLGSVAAKVVSHAACSVLVVR from the coding sequence ATGAAGATTCTCGTTGCCGTCGATTCGTCGCAGTATTCCGAAAAGGCCGTGGCCAAGGCGGTGGAACTGGCCCAGAAGGGCGGCGCGGAACTGATCGCCCTTGCCGTGGCCGAACAGCCGCTGGACATGGGCGAGATCGCCGTTCCCGTCGATCTTTCCGTCCATTACGAGGCGGTGGCCGCCAAGGCGCTGGAAAAGGCCGTCGACATCGCCAAGTCCAAGGGCATGGCCCTGCGTTCGGTGCTGGAAGGCGGCAGTTCTCCCGCCGACAACATCATCGAACTGGCGAAGAAGGAAGGCGTGGACCTGATCGTCACCGGCAGCCGCGGCCGTACGGGGCTTGAAAAGTTCCTGCTGGGCAGCGTGGCGGCCAAGGTGGTGTCGCACGCCGCCTGCTCGGTGCTGGTGGTGCGGTAG
- the thiS gene encoding sulfur carrier protein ThiS — protein MTIRVNGQQMECETGTTLLQLLEQMALRPEAVVVERNRAIVKSGEYGATRLDQGDELELLHFVGGG, from the coding sequence ATGACGATACGCGTGAACGGACAGCAGATGGAATGCGAAACCGGCACGACGCTGCTCCAGTTGCTGGAGCAGATGGCCCTGCGGCCCGAGGCCGTTGTGGTCGAGCGCAACCGCGCCATCGTGAAGTCCGGGGAGTACGGGGCCACCCGGCTCGATCAGGGAGACGAACTCGAACTACTGCACTTCGTGGGAGGGGGCTAG
- the glpK gene encoding glycerol kinase GlpK, which translates to MTKYVLALDQGTTSSRAILFSREGDIIQISQKEFTQIYPQPGWVEHNANEIFDTESWVMRDCLKQAGIDASQVVAAGITNQRETTVVWDKASGAPVYNAIVWQDRRTAGFCDELKARDLADTFRQKTGLVLDAYFSGTKVRWILENVPGARAKAEKGELLFGTIDTWLIWNLTKGKVHATDESNASRTLMFNINTGQWDDELLGILGVPRSMLPTVTRSSEVVGDIHPEFLGKAIPIAGNAGDQQAATYGNACLKPGMAKNTYGTGCFMLMNTGKEVHASKNNLLTTMAWATPSGRYFALEGSVFIAGAVVQWLRDGLGIIKAAPEVEQLALSVPDNGGVYLVPAFAGLGAPHWDQYARGAMVGITRGATKAHIARAALESIALQTLDIMDCMQKDAGIKLAALRADGGATRNNLLMQFQADVLGVPVERPKVTETTALGAAYLAGLAVGFWKSEEEIEAMWQLDRRFEPNMSAETREKLVHDWQRAVERAKAWAQE; encoded by the coding sequence ATGACCAAGTACGTTCTCGCACTTGACCAGGGCACCACCAGCTCTCGCGCCATCCTTTTCTCGCGCGAAGGCGACATCATCCAGATTTCGCAGAAGGAATTCACCCAGATCTACCCGCAGCCGGGCTGGGTGGAGCACAACGCCAACGAGATATTCGACACCGAATCGTGGGTCATGCGTGACTGCCTGAAGCAGGCGGGCATTGACGCCTCGCAGGTGGTCGCCGCGGGCATCACCAACCAGCGCGAAACCACGGTGGTCTGGGACAAGGCCAGCGGCGCGCCGGTGTACAACGCCATCGTGTGGCAGGACCGCCGCACGGCGGGCTTCTGCGACGAACTGAAGGCGCGTGACCTGGCCGACACCTTTCGCCAGAAGACCGGCCTTGTGCTTGACGCCTACTTCTCCGGCACCAAGGTGCGCTGGATCCTTGAAAACGTGCCCGGCGCCCGCGCCAAGGCCGAAAAGGGCGAACTGCTGTTCGGCACCATCGACACCTGGCTCATCTGGAACCTGACCAAGGGCAAGGTGCACGCCACCGACGAATCCAACGCCAGCCGTACCCTGATGTTCAACATCAACACCGGCCAGTGGGACGACGAACTGCTGGGCATTCTGGGCGTGCCGCGCTCCATGCTGCCCACGGTGACTCGCTCGTCCGAAGTGGTGGGCGACATCCATCCGGAATTCCTGGGCAAGGCCATTCCCATTGCCGGTAACGCGGGCGACCAGCAGGCCGCCACCTACGGCAACGCCTGCCTGAAGCCCGGCATGGCCAAGAACACCTACGGCACCGGCTGCTTCATGCTCATGAACACCGGCAAGGAAGTGCACGCCAGCAAGAACAACCTGCTGACCACCATGGCCTGGGCCACCCCTTCGGGGCGTTATTTCGCCCTGGAAGGCAGCGTGTTCATCGCCGGTGCGGTGGTGCAGTGGCTGCGCGATGGCCTTGGCATCATCAAGGCCGCGCCCGAAGTGGAACAGTTGGCCCTGAGCGTGCCGGACAACGGCGGCGTGTACCTGGTGCCCGCCTTCGCGGGCCTTGGCGCGCCCCATTGGGACCAGTACGCGCGCGGCGCCATGGTGGGCATTACCCGTGGCGCCACCAAGGCCCACATCGCCCGCGCCGCGCTGGAATCCATCGCCCTGCAAACCCTGGATATCATGGATTGCATGCAGAAGGACGCGGGCATCAAGCTGGCGGCCCTGCGGGCCGACGGCGGCGCAACCCGCAACAACCTGCTGATGCAGTTCCAGGCCGACGTGCTGGGCGTGCCGGTGGAACGCCCCAAGGTGACGGAAACCACGGCGCTGGGCGCGGCCTATCTGGCCGGTCTGGCCGTGGGCTTCTGGAAGAGCGAAGAGGAAATCGAGGCCATGTGGCAGCTCGACCGCCGCTTCGAACCCAACATGTCCGCCGAAACCCGCGAAAAGCTGGTGCACGACTGGCAGCGGGCGGTGGAGCGGGCCAAGGCCTGGGCGCAGGAATAG
- a CDS encoding AraC family transcriptional regulator translates to MTIPRAIPDIAALPRPVFARAESLSAGSWTHPHSHDWVQFSYAVHGVLEIRTRHGSHMAPPQRAIWIPAGLPHEVMTSGPAEQRSMYIDPAALAPLWDAMPTRCRVVEVTPLARELVLAFTQLPRNYDEHGAHGRLVGVLLDELVALPEAGLSLPLPADARLAALCEAMLDAPGEDHSLPRLAARAGMSDRTLTRLFRAETGLSLREWRQRARMLAALPELERGRGVTAVALEMGYDSTSAFIAAFRQLMGRTPGEFFSHTARE, encoded by the coding sequence ATGACCATCCCCCGCGCCATACCCGACATCGCCGCCCTGCCCCGCCCGGTGTTCGCCCGGGCGGAATCGCTGTCCGCCGGGTCGTGGACCCATCCGCACAGCCATGACTGGGTACAGTTCAGCTATGCCGTGCACGGCGTGCTGGAGATACGCACCCGCCACGGCAGCCACATGGCCCCGCCGCAGCGGGCCATCTGGATACCGGCAGGACTGCCGCACGAGGTGATGACCAGCGGCCCGGCAGAGCAGCGCAGCATGTACATAGATCCCGCCGCACTGGCCCCGTTGTGGGATGCCATGCCCACCCGCTGCCGGGTGGTTGAAGTGACGCCGCTGGCCCGCGAACTGGTGCTTGCCTTCACGCAACTACCCAGGAACTATGACGAGCACGGCGCGCACGGGCGGCTGGTGGGAGTGCTGTTGGACGAACTGGTGGCCCTGCCGGAGGCCGGGCTGTCGCTGCCTCTGCCTGCAGATGCCCGGCTGGCCGCCCTGTGCGAGGCCATGCTGGACGCCCCCGGCGAGGACCATTCCCTGCCGCGCCTGGCCGCACGGGCAGGCATGAGCGACCGGACCCTGACCCGGCTGTTCCGGGCCGAGACAGGCCTTTCACTGCGCGAATGGCGCCAGCGGGCCCGCATGCTGGCCGCCCTGCCGGAACTGGAACGGGGACGCGGGGTCACTGCCGTGGCGCTGGAGATGGGCTACGATTCCACCTCTGCGTTCATCGCCGCCTTCCGCCAGTTGATGGGCCGCACGCCGGGGGAATTCTTCAGCCACACGGCGCGGGAATAG
- a CDS encoding bile acid:sodium symporter family protein, whose protein sequence is MFAKYARRMAKDWFLAGMLGAVALATLLPDLGASGGTLHADMLGNAGIFLIFFFHGAGISPESMRHGMSRWKLHTMVQLTTFVVFPLLWFGFRFAFDDLVPADLMLGFLYLCALPSTISSSVAMTAIAHGNVPGAIFNATLSSLLGIFLTPVIIALAAGAQGGALSLTDAMINIAGLLFLPFVLGQLARPWLGSFIARHKKKVNTFDKVAILILVYNSFCDSVRGGLWRDHGMDLLALTIGGAALFLLVVLVLNTVVARALGFDKPDEIAAVFCGSKKTLASGVPMARLLFGAHPALGVIVLPIMFYHQLQLFVCSILAERYARGMQQHGQQLEREGRGDSAGQAEAATPASGAAMEAASRS, encoded by the coding sequence ATGTTTGCAAAGTACGCACGACGGATGGCCAAGGACTGGTTTCTGGCCGGCATGCTGGGCGCCGTGGCCCTGGCCACGCTGCTGCCCGACCTTGGGGCCAGCGGCGGCACGCTGCACGCCGACATGCTGGGCAACGCCGGTATTTTCCTGATCTTTTTCTTTCACGGCGCGGGCATTTCGCCCGAAAGCATGCGCCACGGCATGTCCCGCTGGAAGTTGCACACCATGGTGCAGCTGACCACCTTCGTGGTGTTTCCGCTGCTGTGGTTCGGCTTTCGCTTCGCCTTCGACGACCTGGTCCCGGCGGACCTGATGCTGGGGTTCCTGTACCTGTGCGCGCTGCCGTCCACCATATCCTCTTCGGTGGCCATGACCGCCATCGCCCACGGCAACGTGCCGGGGGCCATCTTCAACGCCACCCTGTCCAGCCTGCTGGGCATCTTCCTGACGCCGGTGATCATCGCCCTGGCCGCCGGTGCGCAGGGCGGGGCCCTGTCGCTCACCGACGCCATGATCAACATCGCCGGGCTGCTGTTCCTGCCCTTCGTGCTGGGGCAGTTGGCCCGCCCCTGGCTGGGCAGCTTCATCGCCCGCCACAAGAAGAAGGTGAACACCTTCGACAAGGTGGCCATCCTGATTCTGGTGTACAACTCGTTCTGCGATTCCGTGCGGGGCGGCCTGTGGCGCGACCACGGCATGGACCTGCTGGCCCTGACCATCGGCGGTGCGGCCCTGTTCCTGCTGGTGGTGCTGGTGCTGAACACCGTGGTGGCCCGCGCGCTGGGCTTCGACAAGCCGGACGAAATCGCCGCCGTGTTCTGCGGGTCCAAGAAGACCCTGGCCTCCGGCGTGCCCATGGCCCGGCTGCTGTTCGGCGCGCACCCGGCGCTGGGGGTCATCGTGCTGCCCATCATGTTCTACCACCAGTTGCAGTTGTTCGTGTGCTCCATTCTGGCCGAACGCTACGCTCGGGGCATGCAGCAACATGGGCAACAACTGGAACGGGAAGGGCGTGGCGATTCGGCGGGGCAGGCGGAAGCGGCCACTCCCGCATCAGGTGCGGCCATGGAAGCTGCCAGCCGTTCGTAA
- a CDS encoding DMT family transporter yields the protein MAEAAPLAVEFTSTGATPSATPPSAAPDAAAADTPGSLPQPTPSFPVLATSPRVTVRPPLPAAGAAHGSAWRAYLDLTAAMVIVGSSVAAARFVSLTLPPHLVQELRFLVAACIAVPLLYRREGGLPCLPLRDWGVLFLQAAAGSLLFNVLLLAGVARLDAAAAGVVTSTTPAVMALASLVLLRERPGARTLAGIACCVAGVLVLRLAPVPGAAGGDAAGLAVSGLAASGVDGIGLLLVLGAVCCETLFLLLGRTLRTPVSPLAASTACTLFGAVQFLPLALPQAHRVAELDITGWLLVGYYGAVITVAAYIFWFRGVARVNAGTAGAFTAVLPVSALGFSALLLGEPVGWAHLAGVACVLCGIWCVTRR from the coding sequence ATGGCGGAGGCAGCGCCCCTCGCCGTTGAGTTCACGTCCACGGGCGCGACGCCCTCCGCCACCCCGCCTTCCGCTGCGCCTGACGCCGCGGCGGCAGACACGCCAGGCTCGCTCCCGCAGCCCACGCCATCGTTCCCCGTCCTCGCAACCTCGCCCCGCGTCACCGTGCGCCCGCCGTTGCCCGCCGCCGGGGCGGCGCACGGTTCCGCATGGCGCGCGTATCTCGACCTCACCGCCGCCATGGTCATCGTGGGTTCGTCGGTGGCGGCGGCGCGCTTCGTTTCCCTGACGCTGCCGCCGCATCTGGTGCAGGAACTGCGCTTTCTGGTGGCCGCCTGCATCGCCGTGCCGCTGCTGTACCGGCGCGAAGGCGGCCTGCCGTGCCTGCCCCTGCGCGACTGGGGCGTGCTGTTCCTGCAGGCCGCCGCAGGTTCGCTGCTGTTCAACGTGCTGCTGCTGGCCGGGGTGGCCCGGCTGGATGCGGCGGCGGCGGGCGTGGTGACCAGCACGACCCCGGCGGTGATGGCGCTGGCCTCGCTGGTGCTGCTGCGCGAACGTCCCGGCGCGCGCACGCTGGCGGGTATCGCCTGCTGCGTGGCCGGGGTGCTGGTGCTGCGGCTGGCGCCTGTTCCCGGCGCGGCGGGCGGCGATGCGGCGGGTCTGGCTGTGTCGGGACTGGCGGCGTCGGGTGTTGACGGCATCGGCCTGCTGCTGGTGCTGGGCGCGGTGTGCTGCGAAACCCTGTTCCTGCTGTTGGGGCGCACCCTGCGCACGCCCGTCTCGCCGCTGGCCGCGTCCACGGCGTGCACGCTGTTCGGCGCGGTGCAGTTTTTGCCGCTGGCCCTGCCACAGGCGCACCGCGTGGCGGAACTGGACATCACCGGCTGGCTGCTGGTGGGGTACTATGGCGCGGTGATTACCGTGGCCGCATACATTTTCTGGTTTCGGGGCGTGGCCCGCGTGAACGCGGGAACGGCAGGGGCCTTTACCGCCGTGCTGCCGGTGAGCGCCCTTGGCTTTTCCGCACTGCTGCTGGGCGAGCCGGTGGGCTGGGCGCATCTGGCCGGGGTGGCCTGCGTGCTGTGCGGCATCTGGTGCGTGACCCGGCGCTGA
- a CDS encoding AraC family transcriptional regulator — MAASRLPGLDLLRARYTRQVFSRHFHEGYALGVIEGGALRFRYLGRDHVAARGAVNLVAPGETHDGRGAGDAGDAGWAYRMFYLDPDIVRMAGEEAGLPHGALPDFASGVLDDPELAAAIDALHRDMERAGPCMPTLAQEIRLSAVLARWITRHAAQRAPAARALRADGEPVAVRRARDYLDAHCADDVRLADLAGVACLSPFHLARAFAAAVGLPPHAYLVQARVRRARGLLAAGTTPAEAAAAAGFADQSHLTRAFRAQVGVTPARFRKMLQDARGTWAVAFVENRISTEDSHDHAHTAPDGCAGADACRPYRDGGDARDGGGSAPRR, encoded by the coding sequence ATGGCCGCCTCGCGCCTGCCGGGGCTGGATCTGTTGCGGGCCCGCTATACGCGTCAGGTGTTCTCCCGGCATTTTCACGAGGGGTACGCACTGGGCGTCATAGAGGGGGGGGCCTTGCGTTTCCGCTATCTGGGGCGCGACCACGTGGCCGCCCGGGGCGCGGTGAACCTGGTGGCCCCCGGAGAAACGCACGACGGCCGTGGTGCGGGTGACGCTGGCGATGCGGGTTGGGCCTACCGGATGTTCTACCTCGACCCGGACATCGTGCGCATGGCCGGGGAAGAGGCGGGGCTGCCGCATGGCGCGTTGCCCGATTTCGCCAGCGGCGTCCTGGACGACCCGGAACTGGCGGCGGCCATCGACGCCCTGCACCGCGACATGGAACGCGCCGGGCCATGCATGCCCACACTGGCGCAGGAAATACGGCTTTCCGCCGTACTTGCCCGCTGGATAACCCGTCATGCGGCACAGCGCGCGCCCGCCGCCCGTGCGCTGCGTGCCGATGGGGAACCCGTGGCCGTGCGCCGCGCCCGCGACTATCTGGACGCCCACTGCGCCGACGACGTGCGGCTGGCGGACCTGGCCGGGGTGGCCTGCCTGAGCCCGTTCCATCTCGCCCGCGCCTTTGCCGCAGCCGTGGGGCTGCCCCCGCACGCCTATCTGGTGCAGGCGCGGGTGCGCCGGGCGCGTGGCCTGCTGGCCGCAGGAACCACGCCCGCCGAGGCAGCGGCAGCGGCAGGCTTTGCCGACCAGAGCCATCTTACCCGCGCCTTTCGGGCGCAGGTGGGCGTGACCCCGGCCAGATTCCGCAAGATGCTTCAAGACGCGCGCGGCACATGGGCCGTAGCCTTCGTGGAAAACAGGATTTCCACGGAGGATTCCCATGACCACGCACACACCGCGCCGGATGGCTGCGCAGGCGCAGACGCCTGCCGCCCATACAGAGATGGGGGAGATGCCAGAGATGGCGGAGGCAGCGCCCCTCGCCGTTGA